A DNA window from Gillisia sp. Hel1_33_143 contains the following coding sequences:
- the ytxJ gene encoding bacillithiol system redox-active protein YtxJ codes for MGIFDKIFKSDNEEKNVEKKQISWIEIKQMEMLDEIVEASKHHPVAILKHSTSCGISRMVLRQFEATYDIREEDMKLYFLDLLSYREISNKIASRFNVPHQSPQLIVLSEGKVIYDASHSEISADKLKSIA; via the coding sequence ATGGGAATATTTGATAAGATCTTTAAGAGCGATAATGAAGAAAAGAATGTTGAGAAAAAACAAATTTCATGGATTGAGATAAAGCAAATGGAAATGTTAGACGAAATTGTGGAGGCAAGTAAACATCACCCAGTTGCAATATTAAAACACTCTACCAGCTGTGGAATTAGTAGGATGGTCCTACGTCAATTTGAAGCAACTTATGATATAAGAGAAGAAGATATGAAATTGTATTTTCTTGACCTTTTAAGTTATAGAGAGATCTCCAATAAAATTGCTTCTAGATTTAATGTGCCTCACCAAAGTCCGCAACTCATTGTTTTAAGTGAAGGAAAGGTTATTTACGATGCTTCTCATAGTGAGATCTCTGCAGATAAACTTAAGTCTATTGCGTAA